A stretch of Rhododendron vialii isolate Sample 1 chromosome 4a, ASM3025357v1 DNA encodes these proteins:
- the LOC131322397 gene encoding polyadenylate-binding protein RBP45-like isoform X2 translates to MMQPGTGMPPPQMHQQQYQQQPPPPQQWMMMQQQQPPPQQPQQGYQPPPPQQFWPQQPPPQAAAPPMQMQQQQFSAEQMGGSNEIKSLWIGDLQGWMEENYLYSCFAQTGELTSVKVIRNKQSGQPEGYGFLEFKSRATAETVLQTYNGSLMPNSEQPFRLNWATLGAGERRADDGPDYTIFVGDLAADVTDYLLLETFKPHYTSIKGAKVVTDRMTGRTKGYGFVRFGDESEQLRAMSEMNGVHCSSRPMRIGPAATKKPASVQPYQKATYQNSQANPGENDPTNTTIFVGGLEENVSDDLLRQVFGQFGELVHVKIPAGKRCGFVQFADRACAEQALSVLNGTQIGGTNVRLSWGRSPNKQAQTDQTQWNNGGYYGYAAQGYEAYGYAPPPAQDPNAYYGGYPGYGSYQQPQQ, encoded by the exons ATGATGCAACCAGGTACCGGCATGCCCCCACCCCAGATGCACCAACAGCAGTACCAGCAGCAGCCCCCGCCCCCGCAGCAGTGGATGATGATGCAGCAGCAACAGCCGCCGCCGCAGCAACCGCAGCAGGGTTAccagccgccgccgccgcagCAGTTCTGGCCCCAGCAGCCTCCTCCGCAGGCGGCGGCGCCTCCGATGCAgatgcagcagcagcagttctCGGCCGAGCAGATGGGCGGCTCGAACGAGATCAAGTCGCTTTGGATCGGTGACCTGCAGGGTTGGATGGAGGAGAACTACCTTTACTCTTGTTTCGCTCAAACTGGAGAG CTCACTTCAGTTAAGGTTATTCGCAACAAGCAAAGTGGTCAACCCGAGGGTTATGGTTTCCTCGAGTTCAAGAGTCGTGCAACAGCAGAAACAGTATTACAGACCTACAATGGCTCTTTGATGCCAAATTCAGAACAGCCTTTCAGGTTGAACTGGGCCACCCTTGGTGCTGGGGAAAGGCGTGCAGACGATGGTCCGGACTATACGATATTTGTTGGAGATTTAGCTGCCGATGTTACTGATTACTTGTTGCTTGAAACATTTAAACCTCACTATACGTCAATAAAAGGTGCGAAGGTTGTCACTGACAGAATGACTGGACGCACCAAGGGATATGGGTTTGTTAGGTTTGGAGATGAAAGTGAACAACTGCGTGCTATGTCTGAAATGAATGGAGTCCACTGTTCTAGTAGGCCGATGCGTATTGGACCTGCTGCTACCAAGAAACCTGCCAGCGTTCAACCATATCAGAAAG CTACCTACCAGAATTCTCAGGCAAATCCCGGGGAGAATGATCCGACTAATACAACA ATATTTGTTGGTGGTTTGGAGGAGAATGTCTCTGATGACCTTCTGAGACAAGTGTTTGGCCAGTTTGGTGAATTGGTTCATGTGAAAATTCCGGCAGGCAAACGTTGTGGATTTGTTCAATTTGCTGATAG AGCTTGCGCTGAGCAAGCTCTGTCAGTCTTGAATGGTACTCAGATAGGAGGAACAAATGTTCGACTTTCATGGGGCCGTAGTCCAAACAAACAG GCTCAGACTGATCAGACTCAATGGAACAACGGTGGATATTATGGATATGCTGCTCAAGGATACGAGGCATATGGATATGCACCACCACCAGCTCAAGATCCTAATGCGTACTATGGTGGCTATCCTGGGTATGGGAGTTACCAACAACCACAGCAG TGA
- the LOC131322394 gene encoding uncharacterized protein LOC131322394 isoform X2 — MGCRNREFLGQESSAAPSLLFTTMCIIGLPVDVHVKDGSIYSGIFHTACVENDYGIVLKKARMTKKGDCDANVAIGDLIETLVVVSEDLVQVVAKGISLPANGVSCNVPSNRVGDVVDSIPFSECADRGVKVKKSKKTGTDRMQTSRTRQVGDGRAQGKRFYYKGKPDLEKTNEVLDSGLSCELNGPPDNVDACSTQSKVDQMHQDMASKLLPNGALSDRPAPPVIKMSDQGKERHASEDSLRSNANSLGVSTSGTSFVEGTTESFVSSSSTPTEMVHPKSSISTAKASKLNPGAEVFCPSSVNHRSVTPPAAPAAASVAYIPDNFPVVPIASAQPEIEISPYVPRSSLPAKLAPYGNLMAGNGFSDSQYSQSIIGHVGSRTQPARYVTQHHSIQAGPAYMQPNSQNVMVGRLGGQLVYMHPVTHGMAVFSQVATRPLLTQHQGHLLKHQGSAAAQTLQLSVTPPYITGVQQQYAVQSHIPVPQPPFPVIRPIPVPGSTGFFSAKFQ, encoded by the exons atggGTTGCAGAAACAGAGAGTTTCTTGGGCAAGAAAGTAGCGCCGCCCCTTCCCTACTGTTTACAACCATGTGCATCATTGGCCTCCCAGTCGATGTTCATGTCAAAGACGGTTCGAtttattctggaatcttccacaCTGCCTGCGTAGAGAATGACTACG GTATTGTTTTGAAGAAAGCAAGGATGACTAAGAAGGGGGATTGCGATGCTAATGTAGCTATTGGCGATCTGATAGAAACGCTCGTTGTTGTATCAGAAGATCTAGTCCAAGTGGTTGCCAAG GGAATTTCTCTTCCAGCAAATGGTGTGTCTTGCAACGTCCCCAGCAATCGTGTAGGGGATGTTGTGGACTCTATTCCTTTCTCTGAATGTGCAGATAGAGGGGTGAAAGTCAAAAAGTCTAAGAAGACCGGAACAGACAGAATGCAAACTAGTCGGACAAG ACAGGTTGGAGATGGCAGAGCACAAGGAAAACGGTTTTATTACAAAGGGAAGCCCGACCTTGAGAAG ACAAATGAAGTTCTGGACTCAGGTTTAAGCTGCGAGTTGAATGGTCCTCCAGATAATG TGGATGCTTGCTCCACACAGTCAAAGGTTGATCAAATGCATCAAGATATGGCATCCAAGCTTCTACCAAATGGTGCACTTTCTGATCGCCCTGCTCCTCCTGTGATCAAAATGAGTGATCAAGGTAAAGAAAGGCATGCTTCGGAAGACAGTTTACGTTCAAATGCAAATTCTTTAGGTGTTTCGACATCTGGCACTTCATTTGTGGAGGGTACCACGGAATCCTTTGTCAGTTCATCATCAACTCCAACTGAAATGGTCCATCCGAAAAGTTCAATCTCAACTGCTAAG GCATCTAAGCTCAACCCTGGGGCAGAGGTGTTTTGCCCATCGTCTGTGAATCATAGATCAGTGACTCCTCCAGCAGCGCCAGCAGCCGCAAGTGTGGCTTACATTCCAGACAACTTCCCTGTGGTACCCATTGCTAGTGCCCAGCCTGAAATTGAAATCAGCCCTTATGTGCCTCGATCATCTCTGCCTGCCAAGCTTGCACCGTATGGTAACTTGATGGCTGGAAATGGCTTCAGTGATTCTCAATATTCTCAATCG ATAATTGGGCATGTGGGGAGCAGGACACAGCCAGCCCGATATGTTACTCAGCATCACTCTATCCAAGCAGGGCCTGCCTATATGCAGCCGAACTCCCAAAAT GTTATGGTTGGAAGATTGGGAGGGCAGCTTGTTTACATGCATCCAGTTACTCAT GGAATGGCGGTTTTCTCTCAAGTAGCTACCCGTCCTTTGCTGACTCAACATCAAGGACATCTTCTGAAGCACCAAG GAAGTGCAGCCGCTCAAACATTGCAGTTGTCTGTCACCCCTCCTTATATTACAGGCGTGCAGCAACAATATGCAGTGCAAAGCCACATTCCCGTTCCGCAGCCTCCCTTCCCTGTTATTCGGCCCATTCCAGTCCCCGGATCTACTGGTTTCTTCAGTGCCAAGTTTCAGTAA
- the LOC131322394 gene encoding uncharacterized protein LOC131322394 isoform X1 — protein MGCRNREFLGQESSAAPSLLFTTMCIIGLPVDVHVKDGSIYSGIFHTACVENDYGIVLKKARMTKKGDCDANVAIGDLIETLVVVSEDLVQVVAKGISLPANGVSCNVPSNRVGDVVDSIPFSECADRGVKVKKSKKTGTDRMQTSRTRQVGDGRAQGKRFYYKGKPDLEKTNEVLDSGLSCELNGPPDNVDACSTQSKVDQMHQDMASKLLPNGALSDRPAPPVIKMSDQGKERHASEDSLRSNANSLGVSTSGTSFVEGTTESFVSSSSTPTEMVHPKSSISTAKASKLNPGAEVFCPSSVNHRSVTPPAAPAAASVAYIPDNFPVVPIASAQPEIEISPYVPRSSLPAKLAPYGNLMAGNGFSDSQYSQSIIGHVGSRTQPARYVTQHHSIQAGPAYMQPNSQNVMVGRLGGQLVYMHPVTHDVNQGMAVFSQVATRPLLTQHQGHLLKHQGSAAAQTLQLSVTPPYITGVQQQYAVQSHIPVPQPPFPVIRPIPVPGSTGFFSAKFQ, from the exons atggGTTGCAGAAACAGAGAGTTTCTTGGGCAAGAAAGTAGCGCCGCCCCTTCCCTACTGTTTACAACCATGTGCATCATTGGCCTCCCAGTCGATGTTCATGTCAAAGACGGTTCGAtttattctggaatcttccacaCTGCCTGCGTAGAGAATGACTACG GTATTGTTTTGAAGAAAGCAAGGATGACTAAGAAGGGGGATTGCGATGCTAATGTAGCTATTGGCGATCTGATAGAAACGCTCGTTGTTGTATCAGAAGATCTAGTCCAAGTGGTTGCCAAG GGAATTTCTCTTCCAGCAAATGGTGTGTCTTGCAACGTCCCCAGCAATCGTGTAGGGGATGTTGTGGACTCTATTCCTTTCTCTGAATGTGCAGATAGAGGGGTGAAAGTCAAAAAGTCTAAGAAGACCGGAACAGACAGAATGCAAACTAGTCGGACAAG ACAGGTTGGAGATGGCAGAGCACAAGGAAAACGGTTTTATTACAAAGGGAAGCCCGACCTTGAGAAG ACAAATGAAGTTCTGGACTCAGGTTTAAGCTGCGAGTTGAATGGTCCTCCAGATAATG TGGATGCTTGCTCCACACAGTCAAAGGTTGATCAAATGCATCAAGATATGGCATCCAAGCTTCTACCAAATGGTGCACTTTCTGATCGCCCTGCTCCTCCTGTGATCAAAATGAGTGATCAAGGTAAAGAAAGGCATGCTTCGGAAGACAGTTTACGTTCAAATGCAAATTCTTTAGGTGTTTCGACATCTGGCACTTCATTTGTGGAGGGTACCACGGAATCCTTTGTCAGTTCATCATCAACTCCAACTGAAATGGTCCATCCGAAAAGTTCAATCTCAACTGCTAAG GCATCTAAGCTCAACCCTGGGGCAGAGGTGTTTTGCCCATCGTCTGTGAATCATAGATCAGTGACTCCTCCAGCAGCGCCAGCAGCCGCAAGTGTGGCTTACATTCCAGACAACTTCCCTGTGGTACCCATTGCTAGTGCCCAGCCTGAAATTGAAATCAGCCCTTATGTGCCTCGATCATCTCTGCCTGCCAAGCTTGCACCGTATGGTAACTTGATGGCTGGAAATGGCTTCAGTGATTCTCAATATTCTCAATCG ATAATTGGGCATGTGGGGAGCAGGACACAGCCAGCCCGATATGTTACTCAGCATCACTCTATCCAAGCAGGGCCTGCCTATATGCAGCCGAACTCCCAAAAT GTTATGGTTGGAAGATTGGGAGGGCAGCTTGTTTACATGCATCCAGTTACTCAT GATGTGAATCAGGGAATGGCGGTTTTCTCTCAAGTAGCTACCCGTCCTTTGCTGACTCAACATCAAGGACATCTTCTGAAGCACCAAG GAAGTGCAGCCGCTCAAACATTGCAGTTGTCTGTCACCCCTCCTTATATTACAGGCGTGCAGCAACAATATGCAGTGCAAAGCCACATTCCCGTTCCGCAGCCTCCCTTCCCTGTTATTCGGCCCATTCCAGTCCCCGGATCTACTGGTTTCTTCAGTGCCAAGTTTCAGTAA
- the LOC131322397 gene encoding polyadenylate-binding protein RBP45-like isoform X3 has product MMQPGTGMPPPQMHQQQYQQQPPPPQQWMMMQQQQPPPQQPQQGYQPPPPQQFWPQQPPPQAAAPPMQMQQQQFSAEQMGGSNEIKSLWIGDLQGWMEENYLYSCFAQTGELTSVKVIRNKQSGQPEGYGFLEFKSRATAETVLQTYNGSLMPNSEQPFRLNWATLGAGERRADDGPDYTIFVGDLAADVTDYLLLETFKPHYTSIKGAKVVTDRMTGRTKGYGFVRFGDESEQLRAMSEMNGVHCSSRPMRIGPAATKKPASVQPYQKATYQNSQANPGENDPTNTTIFVGGLEENVSDDLLRQVFGQFGELVHVKIPAGKRCGFVQFADR; this is encoded by the exons ATGATGCAACCAGGTACCGGCATGCCCCCACCCCAGATGCACCAACAGCAGTACCAGCAGCAGCCCCCGCCCCCGCAGCAGTGGATGATGATGCAGCAGCAACAGCCGCCGCCGCAGCAACCGCAGCAGGGTTAccagccgccgccgccgcagCAGTTCTGGCCCCAGCAGCCTCCTCCGCAGGCGGCGGCGCCTCCGATGCAgatgcagcagcagcagttctCGGCCGAGCAGATGGGCGGCTCGAACGAGATCAAGTCGCTTTGGATCGGTGACCTGCAGGGTTGGATGGAGGAGAACTACCTTTACTCTTGTTTCGCTCAAACTGGAGAG CTCACTTCAGTTAAGGTTATTCGCAACAAGCAAAGTGGTCAACCCGAGGGTTATGGTTTCCTCGAGTTCAAGAGTCGTGCAACAGCAGAAACAGTATTACAGACCTACAATGGCTCTTTGATGCCAAATTCAGAACAGCCTTTCAGGTTGAACTGGGCCACCCTTGGTGCTGGGGAAAGGCGTGCAGACGATGGTCCGGACTATACGATATTTGTTGGAGATTTAGCTGCCGATGTTACTGATTACTTGTTGCTTGAAACATTTAAACCTCACTATACGTCAATAAAAGGTGCGAAGGTTGTCACTGACAGAATGACTGGACGCACCAAGGGATATGGGTTTGTTAGGTTTGGAGATGAAAGTGAACAACTGCGTGCTATGTCTGAAATGAATGGAGTCCACTGTTCTAGTAGGCCGATGCGTATTGGACCTGCTGCTACCAAGAAACCTGCCAGCGTTCAACCATATCAGAAAG CTACCTACCAGAATTCTCAGGCAAATCCCGGGGAGAATGATCCGACTAATACAACA ATATTTGTTGGTGGTTTGGAGGAGAATGTCTCTGATGACCTTCTGAGACAAGTGTTTGGCCAGTTTGGTGAATTGGTTCATGTGAAAATTCCGGCAGGCAAACGTTGTGGATTTGTTCAATTTGCTGATAGGTAA
- the LOC131322398 gene encoding protein METABOLIC NETWORK MODULATOR 1 isoform X1 yields the protein MNPLTSDAIQVYKKDLLSQSFSKMDEIKQGNNNDAPPTMPVKRKRGRPRKDPSLIRRTNAPAPPPGFRIVNGNQPRQLLAIENAHPNANANPVDNIVGQAVTGVVEGTFDAGYLLAVKIGNSTTSLRGVVFKPGHFVPISSQNDVAPHVQTIRRNEIPLPMANQNRVRGRRPKSRERNKQQGNIQRMETSHFLNGYPTANQVQIFAPQTTDLASSKGKQVVPVSAYSVPSVGSRGLVVPVVLQPVSLSNGFPPSYQMPPFPSQTSHAVVLNHKPLQTVATQVESSQSQSSHQVAPEGGQNGALRDLQSSGTHNDNGMGAGKSSAEDSGLSGEGDSDTSEPLSVEPLQTIHSHIRYQSGPVHNPAELNKIGRMSELLQALQEQMPPVENKATGNDIADEGTGIQLNTPKESLP from the exons ATGAATCCACTCACCTCAGAT GCAATACAAGTATACAAAAAAGACTTGCTTTCTCAAAGTTTCTCAAAGATGGACGAAATCAAACAAGGGAACAACAACGATGCTCCGCCAACCATGCCTGTAAAAAGAAAACGTGGTCGCCCACGTAAGGATCCGAGCCTTATTCGCAGGACAAATGCTCCTGCGCCTCCTCCTGGATTTCGTATTGTTAATGGAAACCAACCCCGCCAATTGCTTGCCATTGAAAATGCACATCCCAATGCAAATGCAAATCCAGTCGACAATATTGTGGGCCAGGCAGTAACAGGTGTAGTCGAGGGAACATTCGACGCGGGTTATTTGCTAGCTGTCAAGATTGGAAACTCCACAACCAGTCTCAGGGGTGTTGTTTTCAAACCAGGACATTTTGTTCCCATTTCATCGCAAAATGATGTGGCCCCACATGTTCAAACGATTAGACGAAATGAGATTCCCCTCCCAATGGCAAACCAAAATCGTGTTCGTGGGCGTCGCCCTAAATCCAGAGAGAGGAATAAGCAGCAAGGCAATATTCAGAGAATGGAAACTAGTCATTTCTTGAATGGATACCCCACTGcaaatcaagttcaaatatTTGCTCCTCAAACTACTGACCTGGCATCTTCTAAAGGCAAACAAGTGGTGCCAGTTTCGGCCTATTCCGTCCCTTCTGTGGGCTCAAGAGGCCTTGTGGTGCCAGTTGTACTCCAGCCAGTCAGTTTATCGAATGGATTTCCACCTTCCTACCAAATGCCTCCATTTCCATCCCAAACCAGTCATGCGGTTGTCTTAAACCATAAACCACTTCAAACAGTTGCAACCCAAGTGGAATCATCGCAATCCCAAAGCAGCCATCAGGTAGCACCGGAAGGGGGCCAAAATGGTGCATTGCGAGATTTACAATCCTCTGGAACACACAATGACAATGGTATGGGAGCTGGAAAATCATCAGCTGAGGATTCTGGCCTTTCTGGGGAAGGAGACAGTGATACGAGTGAGCCTCTCTCGGTGGAGCCCCTCCAAACAATACATTCTCACATTCGTTATCAATCGGGACCTGTTCACAATCCTGCTGAGCTTAACAAAATTGGCAGAATGTCTGAGCTGTTGCAG GCTTTGCAGGAACAGATGCCTCCAGTTGAAAACAAGGCCACTGGAAATGATATCGCGGATGAGGGAACTGGTATTCAGTTGAATACACCAAAGGAGTCCTTGCCTTGA
- the LOC131322397 gene encoding polyadenylate-binding protein RBP45-like isoform X4: MMQPGTGMPPPQMHQQQYQQQPPPPQQWMMMQQQQPPPQQPQQGYQPPPPQQFWPQQPPPQAAAPPMQMQQQQFSAEQMGGSNEIKSLWIGDLQGWMEENYLYSCFAQTGELTSVKVIRNKQSGQPEGYGFLEFKSRATAETVLQTYNGSLMPNSEQPFRLNWATLGAGERRADDGPDYTIFVGDLAADVTDYLLLETFKPHYTSIKGAKVVTDRMTGRTKGYGFVRFGDESEQLRAMSEMNGVHCSSRPMRIGPAATKKPASVQPYQKGHQEALHFGGPGTDFS; this comes from the exons ATGATGCAACCAGGTACCGGCATGCCCCCACCCCAGATGCACCAACAGCAGTACCAGCAGCAGCCCCCGCCCCCGCAGCAGTGGATGATGATGCAGCAGCAACAGCCGCCGCCGCAGCAACCGCAGCAGGGTTAccagccgccgccgccgcagCAGTTCTGGCCCCAGCAGCCTCCTCCGCAGGCGGCGGCGCCTCCGATGCAgatgcagcagcagcagttctCGGCCGAGCAGATGGGCGGCTCGAACGAGATCAAGTCGCTTTGGATCGGTGACCTGCAGGGTTGGATGGAGGAGAACTACCTTTACTCTTGTTTCGCTCAAACTGGAGAG CTCACTTCAGTTAAGGTTATTCGCAACAAGCAAAGTGGTCAACCCGAGGGTTATGGTTTCCTCGAGTTCAAGAGTCGTGCAACAGCAGAAACAGTATTACAGACCTACAATGGCTCTTTGATGCCAAATTCAGAACAGCCTTTCAGGTTGAACTGGGCCACCCTTGGTGCTGGGGAAAGGCGTGCAGACGATGGTCCGGACTATACGATATTTGTTGGAGATTTAGCTGCCGATGTTACTGATTACTTGTTGCTTGAAACATTTAAACCTCACTATACGTCAATAAAAGGTGCGAAGGTTGTCACTGACAGAATGACTGGACGCACCAAGGGATATGGGTTTGTTAGGTTTGGAGATGAAAGTGAACAACTGCGTGCTATGTCTGAAATGAATGGAGTCCACTGTTCTAGTAGGCCGATGCGTATTGGACCTGCTGCTACCAAGAAACCTGCCAGCGTTCAACCATATCAGAAAG GACACCAAGAGGCTCTTCATTTTGGGGGGCCTGGAACTGATTTCAGCTGA
- the LOC131322398 gene encoding protein METABOLIC NETWORK MODULATOR 1 isoform X2: MDEIKQGNNNDAPPTMPVKRKRGRPRKDPSLIRRTNAPAPPPGFRIVNGNQPRQLLAIENAHPNANANPVDNIVGQAVTGVVEGTFDAGYLLAVKIGNSTTSLRGVVFKPGHFVPISSQNDVAPHVQTIRRNEIPLPMANQNRVRGRRPKSRERNKQQGNIQRMETSHFLNGYPTANQVQIFAPQTTDLASSKGKQVVPVSAYSVPSVGSRGLVVPVVLQPVSLSNGFPPSYQMPPFPSQTSHAVVLNHKPLQTVATQVESSQSQSSHQVAPEGGQNGALRDLQSSGTHNDNGMGAGKSSAEDSGLSGEGDSDTSEPLSVEPLQTIHSHIRYQSGPVHNPAELNKIGRMSELLQALQEQMPPVENKATGNDIADEGTGIQLNTPKESLP; this comes from the exons ATGGACGAAATCAAACAAGGGAACAACAACGATGCTCCGCCAACCATGCCTGTAAAAAGAAAACGTGGTCGCCCACGTAAGGATCCGAGCCTTATTCGCAGGACAAATGCTCCTGCGCCTCCTCCTGGATTTCGTATTGTTAATGGAAACCAACCCCGCCAATTGCTTGCCATTGAAAATGCACATCCCAATGCAAATGCAAATCCAGTCGACAATATTGTGGGCCAGGCAGTAACAGGTGTAGTCGAGGGAACATTCGACGCGGGTTATTTGCTAGCTGTCAAGATTGGAAACTCCACAACCAGTCTCAGGGGTGTTGTTTTCAAACCAGGACATTTTGTTCCCATTTCATCGCAAAATGATGTGGCCCCACATGTTCAAACGATTAGACGAAATGAGATTCCCCTCCCAATGGCAAACCAAAATCGTGTTCGTGGGCGTCGCCCTAAATCCAGAGAGAGGAATAAGCAGCAAGGCAATATTCAGAGAATGGAAACTAGTCATTTCTTGAATGGATACCCCACTGcaaatcaagttcaaatatTTGCTCCTCAAACTACTGACCTGGCATCTTCTAAAGGCAAACAAGTGGTGCCAGTTTCGGCCTATTCCGTCCCTTCTGTGGGCTCAAGAGGCCTTGTGGTGCCAGTTGTACTCCAGCCAGTCAGTTTATCGAATGGATTTCCACCTTCCTACCAAATGCCTCCATTTCCATCCCAAACCAGTCATGCGGTTGTCTTAAACCATAAACCACTTCAAACAGTTGCAACCCAAGTGGAATCATCGCAATCCCAAAGCAGCCATCAGGTAGCACCGGAAGGGGGCCAAAATGGTGCATTGCGAGATTTACAATCCTCTGGAACACACAATGACAATGGTATGGGAGCTGGAAAATCATCAGCTGAGGATTCTGGCCTTTCTGGGGAAGGAGACAGTGATACGAGTGAGCCTCTCTCGGTGGAGCCCCTCCAAACAATACATTCTCACATTCGTTATCAATCGGGACCTGTTCACAATCCTGCTGAGCTTAACAAAATTGGCAGAATGTCTGAGCTGTTGCAG GCTTTGCAGGAACAGATGCCTCCAGTTGAAAACAAGGCCACTGGAAATGATATCGCGGATGAGGGAACTGGTATTCAGTTGAATACACCAAAGGAGTCCTTGCCTTGA
- the LOC131322395 gene encoding uncharacterized protein LOC131322395 — protein MAEFEPPSFSLGLDFDLDSEPQTTLPKDPPFPRQPSSNPSFRLIEDDDDFEIPDPPRTLKRLRRGPPSESSSAAAAVAQKWESVEMGCGNVDDEIEEFSSQEDRHREREHSSMPYHSGCSSSKFPLHGHGALTKQSASQRQVTKRKEASSTSASASLETSSNKLLLPKLTVSPLRRFQLIDSDSDDPSVSEDANKETNKVDSSMKEKQCNDSNPTTSQPKRTKASVSVSQTEDLWKDFYTEKSVHIPTPALDEFCEEYFRSGKEKNGDFVPRHDKSKSDNECSNQTFIINNDEHHLGDPIPPAHRYFFHNDPRIQKLVSSRLSYFFPLGAIHNSANKHFFSSVIDYRSQFSQGEGSKHQAAGTSNVETSSRRGRKNSKKSAAEVEGSESWVNSKSSRGIPKDAGKRRVHADGQSGGHWYTGPDGKKVYISNNGQELTGRIAYMHYRKESGAGFKRSKKKPAAKNTSQKKKPAAKNTSQKKKPAARRKPAAKRK, from the exons ATGGCTGAATTCGAACCTCCGTCGTTCTCTCTAGGGCTCGATTTCGACCTAGATTCCGAGCCCCAAACCACCCTACCAAAAGACCCTCCCTTTCCCAGACAACCTTCGAGCAATCCGAGCTTTCGCCTGATTGAAGACGACGATGATTTCGAGATTCCGGACCCACCTCGGACCCTCAAGCGCCTCCGGCGTGGCCCCCCATCCGAGTCATCAtctgcggcggcggcggtggcgcAGAAGTGGGAGTCGGTGGAGATGGGTTGTGGCAATGTTGACGATGAAATTGAAGAGTTCTCTTCTCAGGAGGATCGGCATCGAG AAAGGGAGCATTCGTCGATGCCTTACCATTCTGGATGTAGCAGTTCAAAGTTCCCATTGCATGGACATGGGGCTTTGACCAAGCAATCAGCAAGCCAGCGGCAGGTGACTAAAAGGAAAGAGGCTTCAAGTACCTCAGCCTCTGCAAGCTTGGAGACGAGTAGTAATAAACTGTTGTTGCCAAAGTTAACTGTCAGTCCCCTTAGAAGGTTCCAGTTGATtgattctgattctgatgaTCCTTCTGTTAGTGAAGATGCAAACAAAGAGACCAATAAAGTAGATTCATCTATGAAGGAGAAACAATGCAATGATAGTAATCCAACTACGAGTCAACCGAAGAGAACGAAAGCATCAGTGAGTGTCTCTCAAACAGAGGATTTATGGAAAGATTTCTATACAGAGAAGAGTGTCCACATCCCCACTCCTGCTCTGGATGAGTTCTGTGAAGAATATTTCAGATCTGGGAAGGAGAAGAATGGAGATTTTGTTCCGAGGCATGATAAATCTAAAAGTGACAATGAATGCAGTAATCAAACCTTTATTATCAATAATGATGAGCACCATTTGGGGGACCCTATTCCCCCTGCTCATCGATATTTTTTCCACAATGACCCTAGGATCCAGAAATTAGTCAGCAGTCGCTTATCCTACTTTTTCCCTCTGGGTGCTATACATAACAGTGCGAACAAGCATTTCTTCTCATCTGTTATTGATTACAG GAGTCAATTTAGCCAGGGTGAAGGTTCTAAACACCAAGCAGCTGGGACAAGTAATGTTGAGACAAGCTCAAGAAGGGGCAGAAAGAACTCAAAAAAATCAGCTGCTGAAGTGGAGGGCTCTGAAAGTTGGGTAAATTCCAAAAGTAGCAGAGGCATTCCGAAAGATGCTGGGAAAAGACGGGTTCATGCAGATGGTCAATCTGGCGGTCATTGGTACACAGGTCCTGATGGAAAAAAA gTTTACATCTCTAACAATGGACAGGAGTTGACTGGTCGAATTGCTTACATGCATTACAGGAAG GAGAGTGGAGCTGGCTTTAAAAGGTCAAAAAAGAAACCTGCTGCAAAGAATACTTCTCAGAAAAAGAAACCTGCTGCAAAGAATACTTCTCAGAAAAAGAAACCTGCTGCCAGGAGGAAACCTGCTGCTAAGAGGAAATAA